A region of Maridesulfovibrio sp. DNA encodes the following proteins:
- a CDS encoding FtsX-like permease family protein, with translation MSTLTSQNKAPHSRGTTAIFLLTALIMLSCGAPGTAYSSADSIRRTISELSSFGDRSFGSKGAKRAADYIEMKFEELGDFKTGKHLFLAPAMTASETVFSTADGRQISIKPAKLNAVSPPATPVKGLSGPVIYVGHGSLNDFNGLPVKDAIVLMDMESGKNWLNAASLGAAALIYVDNGPTLKGFFEEKLELSPLDFPRYYMSAADAHRMLGLNADGRSKTVTNSGSLKSSSKWERIEAENVYCLIEGSDPEMAEELIVIEAFYDSSVYIMGDSPGADEALSIASLLEIGKKMAANPPKRSVLLLATTGHGQSLRGMREYATAVSGKSKTLKKIKVELRNKKNDASKILDGLKLDNPLAADLAVKNPKLFTLLYETLKNQIKDEVDIISKKLMQLRLQEDADQNIITELDNRRKLLRRISWKSDYSILPPEEAKAVKNLFPHVKDKVFKIKQDIKQQLSAIKSARELRKIVRSKEMVCGISLHLSSHGEGVGAFGQGWFYELRQRVNLSRTFSRINDILGNAVPEVERNTGTEGMYKDTLRPDRTRPWQTWLLDQPQFSSEVGIMSGKLSFTFATVNDGREYWGTPFDTIENINWNKIGKQAELTEGLIRKISDSEGPLTTKLPRKGFAMVNGKARFIRQGELFADQPAPGAIFMAFQGKTRFYALSDSEGDFKYKGVASNKLVQSKLILEGYKYNEDGRIVWAIDKEQTGKSAYRLKMRRLDMETKLVMFACRQTTLFDLLTPRTFRYMTKVEVMDGTRDATPMHYWYSRIDTRSSTIASIFLEPDVPLKMTLSDSVLNRKMILIQSEPTDPAGKGYNLKKWPIIPATDFRAAQDMWLLLDPRIKNLESHGIVNQQIRTLEQKGKQALSNAETAWKERRYDDFMSEARHAWALASKVYLDVDQTQKDVLVGVLFYIALFIPFAYCMERLIFSFADIHKRIIGFLAILSAVIAVIYSVHPAFQLTYSPMVVILAFFILGLSVMVSLIIFFRFEKEMILLQQRAHRTQTSEISKWKAFTSAFVIGVSNLRRRKLRTFLTCLTLTILTFTIMSFTAVKSLRQHTYVKFNDAKPYHGLFMKNLGWHDLPRETLGIVSNDFDENGIVAPRGWMELKDKTTSAVTPVSFGDKQEEVKGLVGLNPTEPKVSGIEKILVAGKWLVPDKNRQILLSRKMAARLGASAGDEVNVWGSKFLLVGIFDGKKFSEHTDLDGEPMTPVIFPSAAAQELSEVEAEAIESGEDIDTFQGRYTHIPGEVTAIIPYETLMAMGGNLKAVAIAPLSGEFSKKTVNSLIDRYGLPIFSCDNSGTYICQASDTMNYSGVPNIIIPLIISALIVLNTMITSVYERKKEIAVYTSIGMAPTHVSFLFIAEAIAFAVISVVVGYLIAQTASGLLAGTPLWAGMTANYSSMAGVAAMLLVIAVTLISVIYPSKVAANIAIPDVNRSWKMPDTETNTIEAPLPFLLKHAEQQDAGGFLLEYLESHTEVSHGLFSTSEIEVNFNQETLPESVCDLLEGCPNHITCFRFNVRVWLAPFDFGVKQMVELRFRPSEAHPQFLEAVLFITRESGEIGAWKRLNKDFINAIRKQFLIWRSLDPEKQKSFREKVPEMMAFGFTGLNTSKKLADL, from the coding sequence ATGTCCACACTGACATCACAGAATAAAGCTCCGCATTCACGCGGCACGACTGCAATCTTTCTGCTGACCGCGTTAATTATGCTGAGCTGCGGTGCACCCGGTACAGCATACAGCTCTGCCGACTCAATCAGGCGGACTATTTCCGAACTGTCATCTTTTGGAGACCGTTCCTTCGGTTCCAAAGGAGCAAAACGGGCTGCAGATTACATTGAAATGAAATTTGAAGAACTCGGTGATTTCAAAACCGGAAAACACCTCTTCCTTGCTCCGGCGATGACAGCATCGGAAACCGTTTTCAGTACAGCAGACGGCAGACAAATCAGCATCAAGCCGGCTAAATTAAACGCGGTATCCCCTCCGGCAACCCCGGTAAAAGGCTTAAGCGGCCCGGTAATCTATGTCGGGCATGGATCTCTTAATGATTTCAACGGTCTTCCAGTCAAAGATGCAATTGTGCTCATGGACATGGAGTCCGGAAAGAACTGGCTCAATGCAGCCAGCCTCGGGGCTGCGGCCTTAATCTATGTTGACAACGGTCCGACCCTGAAGGGATTTTTCGAGGAAAAGCTGGAACTCTCCCCGCTTGACTTTCCCCGTTATTACATGTCGGCAGCCGACGCGCACCGCATGCTGGGCCTGAACGCGGATGGAAGATCAAAGACCGTTACCAATTCCGGAAGCCTTAAATCCTCCAGCAAATGGGAGAGGATAGAAGCGGAGAACGTTTACTGCCTAATTGAGGGCAGCGATCCTGAAATGGCAGAAGAGCTGATCGTAATTGAAGCTTTTTACGACAGCTCCGTTTACATAATGGGAGACTCTCCCGGAGCGGATGAAGCCCTTTCCATTGCCTCGCTTCTTGAAATAGGCAAAAAGATGGCCGCCAATCCTCCTAAACGTTCAGTGCTGCTGCTGGCAACCACCGGACACGGACAATCCCTGCGCGGGATGCGTGAATACGCCACCGCAGTTTCAGGAAAAAGCAAAACCCTAAAAAAAATCAAGGTGGAATTGCGTAATAAAAAGAATGACGCATCCAAGATCCTTGACGGCCTGAAGCTTGATAATCCGCTGGCAGCAGATCTGGCTGTGAAGAATCCGAAACTTTTTACCCTGCTTTATGAAACCTTGAAAAACCAGATCAAGGACGAAGTGGATATCATCAGTAAAAAACTCATGCAGCTGAGGTTGCAGGAGGATGCTGATCAAAACATCATTACCGAACTAGACAACAGACGGAAGCTGTTGCGCCGAATTTCATGGAAAAGTGATTACTCCATACTCCCTCCTGAAGAAGCAAAAGCAGTAAAAAACCTTTTTCCGCACGTAAAAGACAAAGTTTTCAAGATCAAACAGGACATCAAACAACAACTCTCCGCCATCAAAAGCGCTCGGGAACTTCGCAAAATTGTGCGCTCCAAGGAAATGGTCTGCGGCATATCCCTGCATCTTTCCAGTCATGGTGAAGGTGTCGGGGCTTTCGGTCAGGGCTGGTTTTATGAACTCAGACAAAGAGTAAACCTTTCACGTACCTTTTCGCGCATCAATGACATCCTAGGTAATGCTGTCCCGGAAGTGGAAAGAAACACCGGAACCGAAGGCATGTATAAGGATACCCTGCGCCCGGACCGTACCCGCCCGTGGCAGACATGGCTGCTTGACCAGCCTCAATTCAGCAGCGAAGTGGGCATCATGTCCGGCAAGCTGAGCTTTACCTTTGCCACTGTCAATGACGGCCGCGAATACTGGGGCACTCCCTTTGACACCATTGAAAATATTAATTGGAACAAAATAGGTAAACAGGCAGAACTGACAGAAGGATTGATCAGGAAAATTTCCGACAGCGAAGGCCCGCTGACCACCAAACTGCCCCGTAAGGGATTCGCCATGGTTAACGGAAAAGCCCGCTTCATCCGTCAGGGAGAACTTTTTGCAGATCAGCCCGCTCCCGGAGCCATTTTCATGGCTTTTCAAGGCAAAACCAGATTCTACGCCCTTTCCGATTCCGAAGGAGACTTCAAGTATAAAGGCGTGGCTTCTAACAAGCTGGTCCAATCCAAACTGATCCTTGAGGGATATAAATACAATGAGGATGGAAGGATTGTCTGGGCCATCGACAAGGAACAGACCGGAAAAAGCGCATACAGACTGAAAATGCGCAGGCTGGATATGGAAACAAAACTGGTCATGTTCGCCTGCCGCCAGACGACACTCTTTGACCTGTTGACCCCGCGCACTTTCCGTTACATGACCAAGGTAGAGGTAATGGACGGCACCCGCGATGCAACGCCGATGCATTACTGGTACAGCCGTATTGATACACGGTCATCAACCATTGCCAGTATCTTTCTCGAACCTGATGTTCCATTGAAAATGACCCTCTCGGACTCGGTGCTGAACCGGAAAATGATCCTCATCCAATCCGAACCGACCGATCCGGCAGGAAAAGGTTACAACCTCAAGAAGTGGCCTATTATCCCGGCAACAGACTTTCGCGCAGCACAAGATATGTGGCTCCTGCTTGACCCGCGCATCAAAAACCTTGAATCGCATGGAATTGTAAACCAGCAGATCAGAACCCTTGAACAGAAAGGGAAACAAGCATTAAGCAATGCTGAAACGGCATGGAAAGAACGCCGCTATGATGATTTCATGAGCGAAGCCCGCCATGCATGGGCGCTGGCTTCAAAAGTATACCTGGACGTTGACCAGACCCAAAAAGACGTACTGGTCGGGGTTCTGTTTTATATTGCCCTTTTCATTCCCTTTGCATACTGCATGGAACGGCTGATTTTCTCTTTTGCAGATATCCATAAGAGAATTATAGGTTTTCTGGCCATCCTTTCTGCGGTGATTGCGGTCATATATTCCGTACATCCCGCTTTTCAACTGACCTACAGTCCCATGGTTGTAATTCTGGCCTTCTTCATCCTCGGCCTTTCAGTCATGGTTTCGCTGATCATTTTCTTCCGCTTTGAAAAGGAAATGATCCTGCTCCAGCAGCGGGCACACAGGACCCAGACTTCTGAAATAAGCAAATGGAAAGCGTTCACTTCAGCATTTGTAATCGGGGTCAGCAACCTGCGCCGCAGAAAACTCAGGACATTCCTGACCTGCCTGACCCTGACCATCCTGACTTTCACCATCATGAGCTTTACCGCGGTAAAATCACTGCGCCAGCATACCTACGTCAAATTCAATGATGCCAAGCCATACCACGGCCTATTCATGAAGAATCTGGGCTGGCACGATCTGCCCCGTGAAACTCTTGGCATTGTAAGCAACGACTTTGACGAAAACGGCATCGTCGCCCCGCGCGGCTGGATGGAGCTGAAAGACAAGACGACCTCGGCAGTCACCCCGGTAAGTTTTGGTGATAAACAGGAAGAAGTTAAAGGACTTGTGGGCCTGAACCCCACTGAACCGAAAGTCAGCGGAATTGAAAAAATTCTTGTGGCCGGCAAATGGCTTGTCCCTGACAAAAACAGGCAAATCCTGCTTTCACGGAAAATGGCAGCACGTCTAGGTGCTTCCGCCGGAGATGAAGTAAATGTCTGGGGTAGCAAATTCCTACTTGTAGGTATTTTTGACGGGAAAAAATTCAGTGAACACACCGACCTCGACGGTGAACCCATGACGCCGGTAATATTCCCCTCTGCAGCAGCGCAGGAACTCAGTGAAGTTGAAGCCGAAGCCATTGAGTCCGGTGAAGATATTGACACCTTTCAGGGGCGTTATACCCACATTCCCGGTGAAGTTACCGCCATCATTCCTTACGAAACACTGATGGCGATGGGGGGGAACCTTAAAGCTGTGGCCATTGCACCTCTTTCAGGTGAATTTTCCAAAAAAACAGTAAACAGCCTGATCGACCGCTACGGCCTGCCCATCTTCAGCTGCGACAATAGCGGCACATATATCTGCCAGGCTTCGGACACCATGAATTATTCAGGTGTCCCGAATATCATCATCCCGCTGATCATTTCAGCTCTTATCGTCTTAAACACCATGATAACAAGTGTTTATGAACGCAAAAAAGAAATAGCGGTTTATACCTCAATAGGGATGGCCCCGACTCACGTATCATTCCTGTTCATTGCAGAGGCCATTGCCTTCGCGGTAATCAGCGTGGTGGTGGGTTATCTTATCGCCCAAACAGCATCAGGACTTTTGGCCGGAACCCCTCTATGGGCTGGTATGACTGCAAACTACTCATCTATGGCAGGTGTAGCAGCAATGCTGCTTGTTATTGCAGTCACGCTGATTTCGGTCATTTATCCGTCAAAAGTAGCTGCAAATATCGCTATCCCGGATGTAAACCGCTCCTGGAAAATGCCTGATACCGAAACCAATACAATTGAAGCCCCCCTGCCCTTCCTGCTCAAGCACGCCGAGCAGCAGGATGCAGGCGGTTTTCTCCTGGAATATCTGGAGTCTCATACAGAAGTATCCCATGGTTTATTCTCAACTTCAGAGATTGAGGTAAACTTCAATCAGGAAACTCTACCTGAGTCGGTTTGCGATCTGCTGGAAGGATGCCCGAACCACATTACCTGTTTCCGTTTCAATGTACGGGTCTGGCTCGCTCCCTTCGATTTCGGAGTAAAACAGATGGTCGAACTGCGCTTCAGGCCGTCTGAAGCTCATCCGCAATTCCTTGAAGCAGTATTGTTCATCACCCGAGAGTCAGGTGAAATCGGGGCTTGGAAACGTTTAAATAAAGATTTTATCAACGCCATCAGGAAACAGTTCCTTATCTGGCGTTCTCTTGATCCGGAAAAACAAAAAAGTTTCCGTGAGAAAGTTCCGGAAATGATGGCCTTCGGCTTTACCGGACTGAATACAAGCAAAAAACTTGCTGACCTTTAA
- a CDS encoding DUF6785 family protein, translating to MHGKIRKRAILLGTLFGLLICAFTPFNNTYLNATPLAGGHFPLAPFFILAWLTAICGLHRKLLHSHPLLTGLDLMTMWILMVIVSGISYTGLARTFFINLTAPFHFATIGNRWKEVLQPLLPDALHPTDPKAVELLYNGIKGGPFMDNVEIFKSIPWASWITPLMWWGIFILLCYFMMLCLTNIFSRQWVENERINFPLLQLPRFMEESMDQGLYGSFLGNRFFLTGLIFCVCLHLMNGLHFYIPSVPEMPTLILAGKYFSKTGLFSGFYKLKIYFYPAFVGFAFLASRQISFSFWFFFLLGGLFYGILSVAGLNIPASALGVTFGPTLTRPEETQMIGAYLVFFIFIVWLARQHLKQVIKEAFGAESTRGEAEWMSLRFSFWGLAVSGLMLTSWCVYFGIPLLVAVVVLLAFFIFTLVASKAICQGGIAYFTLTAAPLDSVTTIFGSKFFGSVGIAVTAVCQKILFVDLRESLMPSLVHGSKVNEWLENKRLFLLGITIILLLGVIVSFGAMLMVCYKYGIRELQLDWATRTSINVYDNVVRVIQEPAAASHWVTTFATLGAIIMFALVLAYNRLPWWPLHPIGYLTAYSSAMKILWFSFFLGWICNQLTLRYGGVGLFKRVRYLFFGLIMGDFLMGGFWALYGLYAGQSYQVLPG from the coding sequence ATGCATGGTAAAATAAGGAAAAGAGCGATTTTGCTGGGAACCCTTTTCGGGCTGCTCATCTGCGCTTTCACACCTTTCAATAACACCTACTTGAACGCCACTCCACTGGCCGGGGGACATTTTCCGCTGGCCCCGTTCTTCATACTGGCATGGCTGACTGCTATTTGCGGTCTGCATCGCAAGCTATTGCATTCGCACCCGTTGCTGACCGGTCTGGACCTGATGACCATGTGGATTCTGATGGTAATTGTGTCCGGCATTTCCTATACCGGGCTGGCAAGGACCTTCTTTATAAATCTGACCGCACCTTTTCATTTTGCCACTATAGGCAACAGGTGGAAAGAAGTACTGCAACCACTGTTGCCGGATGCCCTGCATCCCACGGACCCCAAAGCCGTGGAACTGCTTTACAACGGAATCAAGGGCGGTCCGTTTATGGACAACGTTGAAATATTCAAATCCATCCCATGGGCATCATGGATTACACCGCTCATGTGGTGGGGTATTTTTATCCTGCTCTGCTATTTCATGATGCTCTGCCTGACGAATATTTTCAGCAGGCAATGGGTCGAAAATGAACGCATAAACTTCCCGCTTCTGCAGTTGCCCCGTTTCATGGAAGAATCCATGGATCAAGGCTTGTACGGCTCTTTTCTCGGGAACAGATTCTTCCTGACCGGCCTGATTTTCTGCGTCTGCCTGCACCTGATGAACGGTTTACATTTCTACATACCCTCGGTGCCGGAGATGCCTACTTTAATTCTGGCCGGAAAATATTTTTCCAAGACCGGACTTTTCTCCGGTTTTTATAAGCTGAAAATTTATTTTTATCCCGCTTTTGTGGGTTTTGCCTTTCTGGCTTCGAGGCAGATTTCTTTCAGTTTCTGGTTTTTCTTTCTGCTCGGCGGTCTATTCTACGGAATACTGAGCGTTGCCGGTTTGAATATTCCGGCCTCCGCACTGGGCGTAACTTTCGGCCCAACTCTGACAAGACCCGAAGAAACCCAGATGATCGGAGCTTATCTGGTCTTTTTTATTTTCATAGTCTGGCTGGCCCGCCAGCACCTCAAACAAGTAATCAAAGAAGCCTTCGGCGCAGAATCAACACGCGGCGAGGCCGAATGGATGTCACTTCGTTTTTCATTCTGGGGACTGGCTGTATCCGGACTGATGCTGACCTCATGGTGTGTATATTTCGGTATTCCCCTGCTGGTGGCTGTTGTTGTTCTACTGGCCTTCTTCATATTCACACTGGTTGCCTCCAAGGCTATCTGTCAGGGAGGTATCGCTTACTTCACCCTCACAGCCGCACCTCTTGACAGCGTAACCACAATCTTCGGCTCCAAATTCTTCGGCTCTGTCGGCATAGCCGTCACCGCCGTCTGCCAGAAAATACTTTTTGTTGACCTGCGTGAATCGCTCATGCCTTCGCTGGTACACGGTTCTAAAGTCAATGAGTGGCTTGAAAACAAACGCCTGTTCCTGCTGGGTATAACCATAATCCTGCTGCTGGGTGTTATCGTTTCTTTCGGGGCCATGCTCATGGTCTGCTATAAATACGGCATCCGCGAACTGCAGCTGGACTGGGCGACCAGAACATCCATAAACGTCTACGACAATGTTGTCCGAGTTATTCAGGAGCCTGCGGCTGCTTCGCACTGGGTAACCACCTTTGCCACTCTGGGGGCGATCATCATGTTCGCGCTGGTGCTGGCCTATAACAGGTTGCCATGGTGGCCGCTGCATCCGATCGGATACCTGACCGCATACAGCTCAGCCATGAAAATTCTCTGGTTCAGCTTCTTCCTAGGATGGATCTGCAACCAGCTGACCCTGCGCTACGGCGGAGTGGGTCTATTTAAACGTGTCCGTTATCTGTTCTTCGGCCTGATTATGGGTGATTTCCTAATGGGCGGATTCTGGGCTCTTTACGGGTTGTACGCAGGACAAAGTTATCAGGTTCTGCCGGGATAG
- a CDS encoding peptide transporter gives MYDDKELQEYRDLLKTPTKFEEGFDWKTVVGAIFIGFLMMPGSMYLQLVIGQGIGPAARWVTIILFAEIAKRSYTELKQQEIFLLYYMAGAALASPFSGLLWQQYLVQSDAARMLGLTEFIPAWVAPQPGSESLIERTFFHRDWLIPILLLVGAQIVQRIDHFGLGYALYRITSDVEKLPFPMAPVGALGTMALAESTEEKQASWKWRVFSVGGVIGLAFGAVYVLLPAVSGLLFTEPIRLIPIPWVELTPYTEKVLPAVATGIQFDLGLFFIGMVLPFWAVIGGLIGIIITFAANPVLYEHGILHRWHPGMETVETVFANNFDFYMSFSIGLGLAIGIIGIYYVIKSFRGEHAKSRESWSKLFEPPEGRGDINFWVSIAIYVFSTLAYVGMSLLLVPNFPWIFFLLYGFIYTPIISYITARMEGIAGQFVSLPLVREASFIAGAKFFGYQGIEIWYAPIPIHNYGEATVHFREIELTGTSIRGIIKAELVVFPVVMIASLLFSQFIWQLAPIPSSNYPYAQELWHLQALNTLLMQTSTLEGNSLFFQALSGPVVMGGISLGLVLYAILNALGLPVLLVYGVVRGLGQSTPHGFILEVTGALIGRYFFQKKYGAMWRQYAPVLLAGFSCGMGLTGMFAMGCTLILKSLGKMAY, from the coding sequence ATGTACGACGATAAAGAGTTACAAGAGTATCGGGACTTACTGAAGACACCGACCAAGTTTGAAGAAGGCTTTGACTGGAAGACAGTAGTCGGTGCCATATTCATAGGCTTCTTGATGATGCCGGGCAGTATGTACCTGCAGCTGGTCATAGGCCAGGGCATCGGCCCTGCCGCACGCTGGGTGACCATTATCCTTTTCGCAGAGATAGCTAAAAGGTCGTACACGGAGCTTAAGCAACAGGAAATTTTCCTGCTCTACTACATGGCCGGGGCAGCACTGGCCTCACCTTTTTCGGGATTATTATGGCAGCAATATCTGGTGCAATCGGACGCAGCACGCATGCTGGGACTTACGGAATTTATTCCTGCATGGGTAGCCCCGCAACCGGGTTCGGAATCACTTATTGAGCGAACTTTCTTTCACCGCGACTGGCTCATACCCATCCTGCTGCTGGTCGGTGCACAGATTGTCCAGCGAATAGACCATTTCGGGCTGGGCTATGCCCTTTACCGCATCACTTCCGATGTGGAAAAATTGCCCTTTCCCATGGCACCGGTAGGCGCATTGGGTACAATGGCTCTGGCAGAATCCACGGAAGAAAAACAGGCCAGCTGGAAATGGCGGGTCTTCTCGGTTGGTGGAGTTATAGGGCTGGCCTTCGGAGCTGTTTATGTTTTACTGCCTGCGGTTTCGGGATTGCTTTTCACCGAACCGATCAGGCTAATACCTATTCCGTGGGTTGAACTTACGCCTTATACGGAAAAGGTTCTGCCCGCAGTTGCCACCGGTATCCAGTTTGACCTCGGCCTGTTTTTTATCGGAATGGTGTTGCCCTTCTGGGCCGTCATCGGCGGATTGATCGGGATCATCATTACTTTTGCCGCCAACCCTGTACTTTATGAGCACGGCATCCTGCATCGCTGGCATCCGGGCATGGAAACCGTTGAAACAGTTTTTGCAAACAACTTTGACTTTTACATGAGCTTTTCTATCGGGCTGGGGCTGGCCATCGGTATCATCGGTATCTATTACGTGATCAAATCATTCAGGGGTGAACACGCCAAGAGCCGGGAATCATGGAGCAAACTTTTCGAACCGCCGGAAGGACGCGGCGATATCAACTTCTGGGTCTCCATTGCCATTTACGTGTTCTCGACTCTTGCCTACGTGGGTATGAGTCTGCTGCTGGTGCCCAATTTCCCATGGATATTCTTCCTGCTTTACGGTTTTATTTATACACCGATCATATCTTACATTACCGCGCGCATGGAAGGTATTGCCGGACAGTTTGTAAGTCTGCCGCTGGTCCGGGAAGCCAGCTTCATTGCAGGAGCTAAATTCTTCGGCTATCAGGGGATCGAAATCTGGTACGCACCCATTCCCATCCACAATTACGGGGAAGCGACAGTCCATTTCCGTGAAATTGAACTGACCGGAACATCAATCCGGGGTATCATCAAAGCTGAATTAGTTGTTTTTCCGGTAGTCATGATTGCCAGTCTGCTTTTTTCACAATTTATCTGGCAACTTGCACCCATCCCATCTTCTAACTACCCTTATGCGCAGGAACTCTGGCATCTGCAGGCGCTGAACACCCTGCTGATGCAGACATCAACCCTTGAAGGAAACTCCCTATTCTTTCAGGCTCTGAGCGGCCCGGTAGTCATGGGCGGAATCAGCCTCGGACTCGTACTGTATGCCATTCTTAATGCATTGGGACTACCGGTCCTGCTGGTCTACGGTGTTGTCAGGGGACTGGGACAGAGCACTCCTCACGGTTTTATCCTTGAAGTTACCGGCGCCCTCATCGGTCGCTATTTTTTCCAAAAAAAATATGGAGCCATGTGGCGGCAGTATGCTCCGGTTCTGCTGGCGGGATTCTCCTGCGGAATGGGATTGACCGGTATGTTTGCCATGGGCTGTACCCTTATCTTGAAATCACTGGGAAAAATGGCATACTGA
- a CDS encoding PqqD family protein, producing MACKPVKNRDVSEKRMENGLLRLSYPLRLKPLFADVAKRFGMWKDGNQPIKRLELDEMGTLVWDMIDGKNSVRKIASGFAKKYQVLPREAEVATASFLRDLGKRGLIAFSSPKSKPN from the coding sequence ATGGCCTGCAAGCCTGTAAAAAACCGGGATGTATCTGAAAAGCGCATGGAAAATGGACTGTTAAGACTATCTTACCCGTTGCGTTTGAAACCTCTTTTTGCAGATGTGGCAAAGAGATTCGGTATGTGGAAAGACGGAAACCAGCCTATAAAAAGACTGGAACTTGATGAAATGGGAACGCTGGTCTGGGATATGATAGACGGAAAAAACAGTGTTCGAAAAATAGCGTCGGGATTTGCAAAAAAATATCAGGTCCTGCCCCGCGAAGCAGAAGTTGCCACCGCCTCATTTCTTAGAGATTTAGGAAAAAGAGGCCTTATTGCTTTCAGTTCTCCAAAAAGCAAACCCAATTAG
- a CDS encoding MerR family transcriptional regulator — protein MSSQYLSLREVGRRLGIPPSTVVYYKDKYSKFLPSIAGSGRRQRYSVEALEIFRRIREMYGLNWTTEQIENELSLKFGMLVSSINDDQQLINDAGLESSSDMQTVIKGLSSVLGKVSDLLSNQALFQTELRDLREEVSILRSEKRKLSAETNEQILDMAMEIGRLKRDRAELFRLLRAGGTGPDESSFPAAGYLEQPLVIRNSEGEYLGVAGKGRKHFSLEDFVKLLENSVTSHRSVDLEWRQSDGQWILVIDASESSVGSQKKIVLVTEENVTPNNNTVVRIDSMEINGKAVPGALLFSLFRQIRESFDR, from the coding sequence ATGTCTAGTCAGTACTTAAGTTTGAGAGAGGTTGGCAGGAGGTTGGGTATTCCTCCGTCAACGGTTGTATACTATAAAGATAAATATTCAAAATTTTTACCGTCGATTGCTGGTAGTGGGCGTAGGCAAAGGTATTCGGTTGAAGCTTTGGAAATTTTCAGGAGGATTCGTGAAATGTATGGATTGAATTGGACAACTGAACAAATTGAAAATGAATTAAGTCTTAAATTCGGTATGTTAGTAAGTAGTATTAATGATGATCAACAGTTGATCAATGACGCAGGGTTGGAATCCAGTTCGGATATGCAAACTGTCATCAAGGGATTGTCCTCTGTTCTTGGCAAGGTTTCGGATCTGCTTTCGAATCAGGCTCTTTTTCAAACAGAATTGCGTGATTTGCGGGAAGAGGTGTCAATATTGCGAAGTGAAAAGCGCAAGCTTTCAGCAGAGACAAATGAGCAGATTCTGGACATGGCTATGGAGATTGGTCGTCTGAAACGGGATCGTGCAGAGCTGTTCCGATTGTTGCGCGCCGGTGGGACCGGTCCTGATGAGTCTTCTTTTCCTGCAGCAGGGTATCTTGAGCAGCCTCTGGTTATTCGTAATTCTGAGGGGGAATATCTCGGAGTTGCCGGAAAAGGGCGGAAGCATTTTTCATTGGAGGATTTTGTTAAACTTCTTGAGAATAGTGTAACATCACATAGAAGTGTTGATCTTGAGTGGAGACAAAGTGATGGGCAGTGGATTCTGGTTATTGATGCCAGTGAAAGCAGTGTCGGCTCACAGAAGAAAATTGTTCTTGTTACTGAAGAGAATGTAACTCCTAACAATAATACTGTTGTTCGCATTGATAGTATGGAAATTAATGGCAAGGCTGTTCCGGGTGCTCTTTTGTTTAGTCTTTTTAGACAGATACGCGAAAGCTTTGATCGTTAG